The following are from one region of the Arachis duranensis cultivar V14167 chromosome 10, aradu.V14167.gnm2.J7QH, whole genome shotgun sequence genome:
- the LOC107469138 gene encoding uncharacterized protein LOC107469138, translating to MEELRKLEKVQRMVQFMESRALLVTPSSNDHGHRFVANLMLFLLQPCGGGDLSINDKCSLLSDLMPRLSSEVLEEASVWISEDLVAMQENDGFQQNHVENAFHGCNQLEYNLLQSYNENKAMVSLDSMEKANSTLEDFCRSYFMFHELDVTKPQTVFKYLPILSFTESYIYQLDKMNEKLLPTPTNGKSVHGGKDEKTTGVLASYFSNDPVRPLVTLLKHKGLLTERIREELTLGEEYWALERKLCYALVNEKEILIEDVMKAIHLKSFDYRVLNLLLYQLRGAEVEELHMEFLSVSEFLVEVSDDLYDYEVSSVVQVFYWSSCSCLNLNSTKSPHITQDDVLENNFNILRMFVRIYGASTAPAMLAKCIGEAEDKYESLLNSLDPQLSESYQKRCAEATKEGGKVSEHPLGTWVIPTVIPDEELYRSKLKSDTE from the exons ATGGAAGAGTTACGGAAGCTTGAGAAAGTGCAGAGGATGGTCCAATTCATGGAATCACGTGCCCTCCTCGTGACTCCATCCTCCAACGATCATGGCCACCGCTTCGTCGCTAATCTCATGCTCTTCTTG TTACAACCCTGCGGAGGCGGAGACCTTTCCATCAACGACAAGTGCTCATTGCTCTCTGACCTTATGCCTCGA CTCTCGTCTGAAGTTCTGGAAGAAGCGTCTGTTTGGATAAGTGAAGACCTCGTCGCCATGCAAGAAAACGATG GTTTTCAACAAAATCATGTTGAAAATGCCTTCCATGGTTGCAATCAATTGGAGTATAATTTATTGCAAAGTTATAATGAAAACAAGGCCATGGTCAGTCTGGATTCCATGGAAAAAGCAAACTCCACCCTTGAGGAtttt TGCAGATCCTATTTCATGTTTCATGAATTGGATGTAACAAAGCCACAAACAGTCTTCAAATACTTGCCTATTCTTTCATTCACAGAAAGTTATATCTATCAG CTTGATAAAATGAATGAGAAACTGCTGCCTACACCAACCAATGGAAAGTCTGTACATGGAGGAAAAGATGAG AAAACAACCGGAGTGTTGGCTTCCTACTTTTCAAATGATCCTGTTCGACCACTGGTGACACTTCTCAAACATAAAGGTCTTTTGACAGAGAG GATAAGAGAAGAACTTACACTTGGAGAAGAGTATTGGGCTCTTGAAAGAAAACTTTGTTACGCGCTTGTAAACGAAAAAGAG ATTCTTATTGAAGATGTCATGAAGGCTATTCATTTGAAGTCTTTTGATTATCGAGTCTTGAATCTTCTCCTATATCAACTGCGAGGAGCTGAG GTTGAGGAGTTGCATATGGAGTTTCTTTCAGTTTCAGAGTTCTTGGTGGAAGTTTCTGATGATCT GTATGATTATGAGGTGAGTTCAGTAGTACAAGTCTTTTATTGGTCATCATGCTCTTGTCTGAATCTTAATTCGACTAAAAGCCCTCATATCACACAGGATGATGTTCTAGAGAATAATTTCAACATTTTGCGGATGTTTGTCAGAATATATGGAGCTTCAACTGCTCCGGCTATGTTG GCTAAGTGCATTGGCGAGGCTGAAGACAAGTATGAAAGTTTGCTGAATTCACTGGATCCACAACTGTCTGAGAGTTACCAGAAAAGATGTGCAGAAGCCACTAAAGAAG GTGGAAAGGTGTCAGAGCACCCTCTTGGCACGTGGGTGATTCCAACCGTGATTCCAGATGAGGAACTGTATCGGTCAAAATTGAAGTCTGATACTGAGTAA